Proteins encoded in a region of the Phoenix dactylifera cultivar Barhee BC4 chromosome 3, palm_55x_up_171113_PBpolish2nd_filt_p, whole genome shotgun sequence genome:
- the LOC103718334 gene encoding probable 2-oxoglutarate-dependent dioxygenase At3g111800 isoform X1, with protein MDCLQKWPEPVVPVQALSESGAAVIPERYVKPASERPSLNSTADKIIVGIPTIDLGGLAEGTAECRATMRAISDACRDWGFFQVVNHGVSHELMERIQEVWRGFFYLPMEAKTAYANTPLTYEGYGSRVGVEKGAILDWGDYYFLQYLPQSAKNYDKWPSMPISIRDTTEEYGREMVKLCGILMKVMSLSLGLDAEFLHKAFGGDDVGACLRANYYPKCPQPDLTLGLSPHSDPGVMTVLLADDQVKGLQVRKGGEWITVQPLPHAFIVNVGDQIQVLSNATYKSVEHRVVVNAAEERLSLAFFYNPKHDLLLGPARELVTPDRPPLYPCMTYSEYRLQIRKNGPRGKTLVEPLKAL; from the exons ATGGATTGCCTGCAAAAGTGGCCCGAGCCGGTTGTCCCGGTTCAGGCCTTGTCCGAGAGCGGCGCCGCCGTCATCCCCGAGCGCTACGTCAAGCCGGCGTCCGAGCGCCCGTCGTTGAATTCTACTGCTGATAAAATTATCGTTGGGATCCCGACGATTGACCTCGGAGGGCTGGCGGAAGGGACGGCCGAGTGCCGCGCCACCATGCGGGCCATATCGGATGCATGCAGGGACTGGGGGTTCTTCCAGGTGGTGAACCATGGAGTTAGCCATGAGCTCATGGAAAGAATCCAGGAGGTGTGGAGAGGGTTCTTCTACCTCCCCATGGAGGCCAAGACGGCCTACGCCAACACCCCGCTGACCTACGAGGGTTACGGGAGCCGCGTCGGTGTCGAGAAGGGCGCTATTCTGGATTGGGGTGACTACTACTTCCTCCAGTATCTTCCTCAATCGGCGAAGAACTATGACAAATGGCCTAGCATGCCAATTTCCATCAG GGATACTACAGAAGAGTATGGTCGTGAGATGGTGAAGTTGTGCGGGATATTGATGAAAGTTATGTCCTTAAGTCTGGGTTTGGATGCGGAGTTCCTCCACAAGGCATTTGGAGGAGATGATGTGGGGGCTTGCCTTAGGGCGAATTATTATCCAAAGTGCCCCCAGCCGGACCTCACACTCGGCCTCTCGCCACACTCCGATCCTGGAGTTATGACGGTGCTGCTCGCCGACGATCAGGTCAAGGGCCTCCAGGTCCGAAAGGGTGGCGAATGGATCACCGTCCAGCCCCTCCCCCATGCGTTCATCGTCAACGTCGGCGATCAAATTCag GTGCTGAGCAATGCAACATACAAGAGCGTAGAGCATCGGGTGGTGGTGAATGCGGCGGAGGAGCGGCTGTCCCTTGCCTTCTTCTACAACCCTAAGCATGACCTGCTGCTAGGTCCGGCTCGCGAGCTTGTGACACCGGACCGACCTCCACTCTATCCATGCATGACCTACAGTGAGTATCGGCTTCAAATCAGGAAGAATGGCCCTAGGGGCAAAACGCTGGTTGAACCATTGAAGGCCCTGTGA
- the LOC103718347 gene encoding PHD finger protein ALFIN-LIKE 1-like, with amino-acid sequence MDVVQVSSAPRTVEEIYKDYSGRRAAIVRALTTDVDEFYAMCDPEKENLCLYGHPGGMWEVTLPAEEVPPELPEPALGINFARDGMNRKDWLSLVAVHSDSWLLSVAFFFGARFNGNERKRLFTMINELPTVFEVVTDRKPTKDKSGVDSGSKSRHSTKRSSDGQSKNNSKTVDEGYGDEDDEHSETLCGICGSNYSSNEFWIACDVCERWFHGKCVKITPAKAENIKQYKCPSCSSKRGRQ; translated from the exons ATGGACGTGGTTCAGGTCTCGTCGGCCCCCCGGACTGTCGAGGAGATCTACAAAGACTACAGCGGCCGCCGTGCTGCCATCGTCCGCGCCCTCACCACtg ATGTCGATGAGTTCTATGCGATGTGCGATCCGG agaagGAGAACTTGTGCTTGTATGGGCATCCTGGAGGGATGTGGGAGGTGACGTTGCCGGCGGAGGAGGTGCCGCCGGAGCTGCCGGAGCCGGCGCTCGGGATCAACTTCGCGAGGGACGGGATGAACCGGAAGGATTGGCTCTCGCTGGTGGCGGTGCACAGCGACTCGTGGCTCCTCTCTGTCGCCTTCTTCTTCGGAGCCCGCTTCAATGGCAACGAGAG AAAACGTCTATTCACCATGATAAATGAGCTGCCTACTGTGTTTGAAGTGGTGACTGATAGGAAGCCGACAAAAGACAAGTCTGGTGTAGATAGCGGAAGTAAATCTAGACACTCAACCAAG CGATCAAGTGATGGGCAGTCGAAAAACAATTCAAAAACAGTTGACGAGGGGTATGGTGATGAGGATGATGAACACAGTGAAACCCTCTGTGGAATTTGTGGTAGCAACTACAGTTCAAATGAGTTCTGGATTGCATGTGATGTATGTGAGAGGTGGTTCCATGGGAAGTGTGTGAAGATAACACCTGCTAAAGCGGAGAACATAAAGCAATACAAATGCCCCAGTTGCAGTTCCAAGAGAGGAAGGCAGTAA
- the LOC103718339 gene encoding probable 2-oxoglutarate-dependent dioxygenase At5g05600 codes for MDSSEWPEPVVPVQSLSESGLTEIPARYVKPPSDRPGAVSFLDGPEQGLKIPVIDLGGLVGDSGERQATVQAISDACKEWGFFQVVNHGVSLDLAGRMKKVWMEFFHLPMEEKKAYANNPKTYEGYGSRLGVEKDAILDWTDYFFFYLHPDSQKNLDKWPLRPETLRGTAEEYGRELVKLGGVLMKVLSIGLGLDEGYLQKAFGGGDMEASMRVCLYPKCPQPELTLGLSPHSDPGGLTILLADDRVKGLQVRKGGAWVPVQPAPGAFIVNVGDQIQVISNSVYPSVEHRVIANSAEERLSLAFFYNPKGDLPIGPAPELVTPHHPPLYPTIKYREYRLHVRNWGLHGKLAVESLKAV; via the exons ATGGATTCCTCGGAGTGGCCCGAGCCGGTCGTCCCAGTTCAGTCCTTATCGGAGAGCGGCTTGACCGAGATCCCCGCAAGGTACGTGAAGCCCCCCTCCGACCGGCCTGGTGCTGTCTCGTTCCTGGACGGCCCCGAGCAGGGCCTGAAGATACCCGTCATCGACCTCGGCGGCCTCGTCGGCGACTCGGGGGAACGACAGGCTACCGTGCAAGCGATATCGGACGCATGCAAGGAATGGGGCTTCTTCCAGGTGGTGAATCACGGCGTAAGCCTCGATCTGGCTGGGAGGATGAAGAAGGTGTGGATGGAGTTCTTCCACCTCCCCATGGAGGAAAAAAAAGCCTACGCCAATAACCCCAAGACATACGAGGGGTACGGCAGCCGCCTGGGGGTCGAGAAAGATGCCATCTTGGACTGGACCGACTACTTCTTCTTCTATCTCCATCCAGACTCCCAGAAGAACCTTGACAAATGGCCTCTCCGCCCTGAAACCTTGAG GGGGACCGCTGAAGAGTATGGACGTGAGTTGGTGAAGCTGGGTGGGGTGTTGATGAAGGTGCTGTCGATAGGCCTGGGACTGGATGAGGGCTACCTCCAGAAGGCGTTCGGCGGAGGCGACATGGAAGCTTCCATGCGTGTGTGTTTGTATCCCAAGTGCCCGCAGCCGGAGCTGACCCTCGGCCTCTCGCCGCACTCCGATCCTGGAGGCCTGACCATCCTCCTGGCCGACGACCGTGTCAAGGGCCTCCAAGTTCGCAAGGGGGGTGCATGGGTTCCTGTTCAGCCTGCCCCCGGGGCATTCATCGTCAACGTCGGTGACCAGATTCAG GTGATAAGCAACTCGGTTTATCCAAGTGTGGAACATCGTGTGATTGCAAATTCCGCAGAGGAGCGCTTATCCTTAGCTTTCTTCTACAACCCTAAAGGTGATTTGCCCATCGGACCTGCACCAGAGCTCGTGACACCGCACCATCCGCCACTCTATCCAACAATTAAATACCGTGAGTATAGGTTGCATGTGAGGAACTGGGGTCTGCATGGCAAATTAGCAGTGGAATCTTTGAAGGCCGTGTAG
- the LOC103718334 gene encoding probable 2-oxoglutarate-dependent dioxygenase At3g111800 isoform X2, whose amino-acid sequence MDCLQKWPEPVVPVQALSESGAAVIPERYVKPASERPSLNSTADKIIVGIPTIDLGGLAEGTAECRATMRAISDACRDWGFFQVVNHGVSHELMERIQEVWRGFFYLPMEAKTAYANTPLTYEGYGSRVGVEKGAILDWGDYYFLQYLPQSAKNYDKWPSMPISIRDTTEEYGREMVKLCGILMKVMSLSLGLDAEFLHKAFGGDDVGACLRANYYPKCPQPDLTLGLSPHSDPGVMTVLLADDQVKGLQVRKGGEWITVQPLPHAFIVNVGDQIQLCRSYLFSMYILLIWKSSMVHRTSQKQRIGMGQSSPNSNLALFVSLPSFHKSEYTINKKKKEQKKG is encoded by the exons ATGGATTGCCTGCAAAAGTGGCCCGAGCCGGTTGTCCCGGTTCAGGCCTTGTCCGAGAGCGGCGCCGCCGTCATCCCCGAGCGCTACGTCAAGCCGGCGTCCGAGCGCCCGTCGTTGAATTCTACTGCTGATAAAATTATCGTTGGGATCCCGACGATTGACCTCGGAGGGCTGGCGGAAGGGACGGCCGAGTGCCGCGCCACCATGCGGGCCATATCGGATGCATGCAGGGACTGGGGGTTCTTCCAGGTGGTGAACCATGGAGTTAGCCATGAGCTCATGGAAAGAATCCAGGAGGTGTGGAGAGGGTTCTTCTACCTCCCCATGGAGGCCAAGACGGCCTACGCCAACACCCCGCTGACCTACGAGGGTTACGGGAGCCGCGTCGGTGTCGAGAAGGGCGCTATTCTGGATTGGGGTGACTACTACTTCCTCCAGTATCTTCCTCAATCGGCGAAGAACTATGACAAATGGCCTAGCATGCCAATTTCCATCAG GGATACTACAGAAGAGTATGGTCGTGAGATGGTGAAGTTGTGCGGGATATTGATGAAAGTTATGTCCTTAAGTCTGGGTTTGGATGCGGAGTTCCTCCACAAGGCATTTGGAGGAGATGATGTGGGGGCTTGCCTTAGGGCGAATTATTATCCAAAGTGCCCCCAGCCGGACCTCACACTCGGCCTCTCGCCACACTCCGATCCTGGAGTTATGACGGTGCTGCTCGCCGACGATCAGGTCAAGGGCCTCCAGGTCCGAAAGGGTGGCGAATGGATCACCGTCCAGCCCCTCCCCCATGCGTTCATCGTCAACGTCGGCGATCAAATTCag CTTTGTCGCTCTTACTTGTTCTCCatgtatatattattaatttggaAAAGCAGCATGGTGCACAGGACAAGTCAAAAGCAACGGATAGGCATGGGACAGTCCTCTCCAAATTCCAACCTCGCGCTCTTTGTGTCCCTTCCATCGTTTCACAAGTCTGAGTAcacaataaacaaaaaaaagaaagaacaaaaaaaggGCTGA